In a genomic window of Venatoribacter cucullus:
- a CDS encoding acetolactate synthase 3 large subunit: MELLSGGEMLVRALHESGVEYIYGYPGGSLLHVYDALYKQSAVKHVLVRHEQAAAHMADGYARATGKPGVVMVTSGPGATNTITGIATAYTDSIPMVVISGQVMSYLVGDDAFQETDMLGLSRPIVKHSFAVRRPEDIPEIVAKAFHIASTGRPGPVVIDIPKDMTMPNERYEYAYPQKVKLRSYTPPQRGHSGQIKKAVELMLAAKRPIIYAGGGVILDRSSDKLRALVDRLNFPCTNTLMGLGSYPGTAERFLGMLGMHGTYEANMAMHHADVVIAIGARFDDRVTNATSKFCPDAKIIHIDIDPSSISKTIVADVPIVGPVGNVLDEMVALLDESKETPDAEAIAAWWKQINEWRPRHAMRYEKNDNGLMKPQEVIEAMWTATKGDAYVTSDVGQHQMFAAQYYKFDKPNRWINSGGLGTMGFGFPAAMGIKMNFPEEMVVCVTGEGSIQMNIQELSTCLQYGIPVKILCLNNGSLGMVRQWQDMNYEGRHSHSYMESLPDFIKLVEAYGHVGMRVETRDQLPQALEDTFGKYNGRLVFLDVAVDPEEHVYPMQVPAGSMRDMWLSKTERT, from the coding sequence GTGGAATTACTTTCCGGCGGAGAAATGTTGGTTCGTGCACTGCATGAATCGGGCGTTGAATATATTTATGGTTACCCGGGCGGCTCCCTGCTGCACGTTTATGATGCCCTGTACAAACAAAGTGCCGTGAAACACGTACTGGTGCGCCACGAGCAGGCGGCTGCGCACATGGCCGATGGCTACGCTCGGGCGACTGGTAAGCCGGGTGTGGTGATGGTCACCTCTGGTCCGGGTGCAACCAATACCATTACCGGTATCGCCACGGCTTATACCGATTCTATTCCCATGGTCGTGATTTCCGGCCAGGTTATGAGCTATCTGGTGGGCGACGATGCCTTCCAGGAAACCGACATGCTGGGTCTGTCGCGCCCGATCGTGAAGCACAGCTTTGCCGTGCGTCGTCCGGAAGATATTCCGGAAATCGTCGCCAAGGCCTTTCATATCGCCAGCACCGGCCGTCCCGGCCCGGTAGTTATCGACATTCCGAAAGACATGACCATGCCGAACGAGCGCTACGAGTATGCGTACCCGCAGAAAGTAAAACTGCGTTCTTACACGCCGCCGCAGCGTGGTCATTCCGGTCAGATCAAAAAAGCCGTTGAGTTAATGCTGGCCGCCAAGCGTCCGATTATTTATGCCGGCGGCGGCGTTATTCTTGACCGCAGCTCCGACAAACTGCGCGCGCTGGTCGATCGTCTGAATTTCCCCTGCACCAACACCTTAATGGGCCTGGGCTCTTATCCGGGTACCGCTGAACGCTTCCTGGGTATGCTGGGTATGCACGGTACTTACGAAGCCAACATGGCCATGCACCATGCCGATGTGGTCATTGCCATCGGTGCGCGTTTCGATGACCGCGTTACCAACGCCACCAGCAAGTTCTGCCCGGATGCCAAGATCATTCATATTGATATTGATCCATCGTCCATTTCCAAAACCATCGTTGCCGATGTACCCATTGTTGGTCCGGTTGGCAACGTACTGGATGAAATGGTGGCGTTGCTGGATGAAAGCAAAGAAACGCCGGATGCCGAAGCTATTGCCGCCTGGTGGAAACAAATTAATGAATGGCGTCCGCGTCACGCCATGCGTTATGAGAAAAACGACAACGGCCTGATGAAACCGCAGGAAGTGATCGAAGCCATGTGGACCGCCACCAAAGGCGACGCCTACGTTACTTCCGATGTGGGCCAGCATCAGATGTTTGCCGCCCAGTACTACAAATTTGATAAACCGAACCGCTGGATCAACTCCGGTGGTCTGGGCACCATGGGCTTCGGCTTCCCGGCCGCCATGGGCATTAAAATGAACTTCCCGGAAGAAATGGTGGTGTGCGTTACCGGTGAAGGCTCCATCCAGATGAACATTCAGGAACTTTCCACCTGTCTGCAGTACGGCATTCCGGTAAAAATCCTGTGTCTGAACAACGGCTCGCTGGGCATGGTGCGTCAGTGGCAGGATATGAACTACGAAGGCCGTCACTCACACTCCTACATGGAATCGCTGCCGGACTTCATCAAGCTGGTAGAAGCCTATGGCCATGTTGGTATGCGTGTGGAAACCCGCGATCAGCTGCCACAGGCGCTGGAAGATACCTTTGGTAAATACAATGGCCGTCTGGTGTTCCTCGATGTCGCTGTCGACCCGGAAGAACACGTGTACCCGATGCAGGTGCCGGCTGGCTCCATGCGTGATATGTGGCTGAGCAAGACGGAGCGGACCTGA
- the ilvN gene encoding acetolactate synthase small subunit, translating into MRHIISILLENEPGALSRVIGLFAQRGYNIETLTVAPTEDKTLSRLTMTTYGDDRKIEQITKQLNKLIEVVKLVDLSEGPHIERELMLIKVKALGAQRAEIKRTADIFRGQIVDVSASVYTIQLTGTTDKLEAFIEAIGTGCVLETVRTGVSGISRGEKILSL; encoded by the coding sequence ATGAGACACATTATTTCAATTCTGCTGGAAAACGAACCGGGCGCACTGTCACGGGTTATCGGCCTGTTTGCGCAACGCGGCTACAACATCGAAACCCTGACCGTGGCGCCGACCGAAGACAAAACCCTGTCGCGTCTGACCATGACCACCTACGGCGACGACCGTAAGATCGAACAGATCACCAAGCAGCTGAACAAGCTGATTGAAGTGGTGAAGCTGGTGGATCTGTCGGAAGGCCCGCACATTGAACGCGAGCTGATGCTGATTAAGGTAAAAGCATTGGGCGCGCAGCGCGCGGAAATTAAACGCACGGCCGATATTTTCCGCGGCCAGATCGTCGATGTTTCTGCCAGTGTTTACACCATCCAGCTGACCGGTACCACCGACAAGCTGGAAGCCTTTATCGAAGCCATCGGTACGGGTTGTGTACTGGAAACCGTGCGTACCGGTGTGTCCGGTATTTCCCGCGGCGAGAAGATCCTGAGCCTGTAA
- the arfB gene encoding alternative ribosome rescue aminoacyl-tRNA hydrolase ArfB, with translation MNEITDPLFISNAVRIPWSDIELTAIRAQGAGGQNVNKVSSAIHLRFDIRASSLPDFYKERLLALNDQRITKDGVVVLKAQQFRTQEQNREDALQRLQALIQSAGKVLPKRVPTKPTRSSQVKRVDSKVKRSAIKNLRGRVRGE, from the coding sequence ATGAATGAGATTACCGATCCGCTGTTTATCAGCAACGCTGTCCGGATTCCCTGGAGCGACATCGAACTGACCGCCATCCGCGCCCAGGGCGCCGGCGGTCAGAACGTCAATAAAGTGTCCAGCGCCATTCACCTGCGCTTTGATATCCGCGCCTCGTCCCTGCCCGACTTTTACAAAGAACGCCTGCTGGCGCTTAACGATCAGCGCATTACCAAAGACGGCGTGGTGGTACTGAAAGCGCAGCAATTCCGCACCCAGGAACAAAACCGCGAAGACGCGCTGCAGCGCTTACAGGCCTTAATTCAGAGTGCCGGCAAAGTGCTGCCAAAGCGGGTACCCACCAAGCCCACCCGCTCCTCGCAGGTGAAACGGGTCGACAGCAAAGTAAAACGCAGCGCCATCAAAAATCTGCGCGGCCGGGTGCGGGGCGAGTAA
- the trhA gene encoding PAQR family membrane homeostasis protein TrhA — protein sequence MHAIFRDPVSGLSHLAGAVFAIVALCILAAQAALHGGVWHMVSFMIFGATLLLMFASSTLYHLVHAPAPVIQLLKRIDHMAIFLLIAGTYTPICLIPLHGSTGWWLFGVVWALAFAGVILKLVWLSAPRWFSTVIYVLMGWLVVFAYPALEQIPAEALRWMAYGGISYTLGAVVYATKWPDPWPKWFGFHEIWHLFVIGGGFCHFWAIAFHLADVPV from the coding sequence ATGCACGCTATTTTCCGTGATCCCGTCAGCGGCCTCAGCCATCTGGCCGGCGCTGTATTTGCCATTGTGGCGCTCTGTATTCTGGCTGCGCAGGCTGCCCTGCACGGCGGTGTGTGGCACATGGTGTCGTTTATGATTTTCGGCGCCACCCTGCTGCTGATGTTTGCCAGCAGCACGCTGTACCACCTGGTGCATGCGCCGGCGCCTGTTATCCAGCTGCTGAAACGCATCGACCACATGGCCATTTTTCTGCTGATTGCCGGCACCTATACGCCCATCTGTTTAATTCCGCTGCATGGCAGTACCGGCTGGTGGCTGTTTGGCGTGGTGTGGGCACTGGCCTTTGCCGGCGTCATTCTGAAGCTGGTCTGGCTGAGTGCGCCGCGCTGGTTCTCGACCGTTATTTATGTGCTGATGGGCTGGCTGGTGGTGTTTGCTTACCCGGCGCTGGAACAGATTCCGGCCGAGGCCTTACGCTGGATGGCGTATGGCGGCATCAGCTATACCCTGGGTGCCGTGGTGTACGCCACCAAATGGCCGGACCCCTGGCCAAAATGGTTTGGCTTTCACGAAATCTGGCACTTGTTTGTGATTGGTGGCGGCTTCTGCCATTTCTGGGCCATTGCTTTCCATCTGGCCGATGTACCGGTATAA
- a CDS encoding GIY-YIG nuclease family protein, producing MQEDSAASGWLVYLVRTAAGSLYCGVTNDMERRFREHCADGPRSAKALRGRGPLQLVFTYPAADKQQAMQLEWQIKQWPKARKEALVSGLIGLDAIIS from the coding sequence ATGCAAGAAGATTCTGCCGCCAGTGGTTGGCTGGTGTATCTCGTCCGTACCGCCGCCGGCAGCCTGTATTGTGGTGTTACCAACGATATGGAGCGGCGTTTCCGTGAACACTGCGCCGATGGCCCGCGTAGCGCCAAAGCCTTACGTGGCCGCGGGCCGCTGCAGTTGGTGTTTACTTACCCCGCAGCGGATAAGCAGCAGGCCATGCAGCTGGAGTGGCAGATAAAACAATGGCCAAAAGCCCGCAAAGAAGCGCTGGTGAGCGGGCTGATTGGTCTGGATGCAATCATTAGCTGA
- a CDS encoding neutral/alkaline non-lysosomal ceramidase N-terminal domain-containing protein, with protein sequence MRLLCSLLALVSLTACANTRTLDINQPLPAAPPLSQYAEAGAVSVDITPPPGMPMGGYSVMANRGQGFRTRIKARVVYLHDGKGQAMALVQTDLTAASLLLQHAVAARVAETTGLKPADIAITASHSHSAPVNFFDNDFYNKHMSSGQWLEPEFLEFATARISAGIIDAFNSRRPAKIATGKKDIYGYNRNRSLDSWALNHNVGEVDLDDSQQKFRAVNPSLYMVRVDVKDDDGAFKPLAAFSSFSVHATALTVPVEVYNADLFAYAQKDLEWTIRDRYNTPWPVVHALSTGTQGDMAPALPEQGDNTFGHHHVDWKAAKQLGQGIGREAIELFEDLGRELTAEVSLASAARELNIREHHQAGEVAICQDAAVGNPVAAGAFERRTPFLAAIPFFKGGNVMARRWWFFNEGCQGNKRHLGFSFLQPLLEPKDSFPNTVLFQLLRINDMLILPLPFETTTEAGRRISQRVQDAFNAAGQPLRYVWVASNANGYFGYTTTPEEYSRQNYEGGHTLYGQYSTPYLAEQLGILAQDFLQQGPLQELKPEWRYALKVNSFLPPESVSSGQRRWLQAPLAVAAEDTHEEDYIAVRWLDVGPRQIDFHQPLVRIEQRHGDQWQLLHNAGEPVHDDGYDIEVRYLKTHKDDGMAHYETRWYNPVAGGEYRFVIAGRAGQPALYSAPFHWQAGQQPVPDMAHSGQ encoded by the coding sequence ATGCGTCTGCTTTGTTCCTTATTGGCGTTGGTCAGCCTGACGGCCTGTGCCAATACCCGCACCCTTGATATTAACCAGCCGCTGCCGGCAGCGCCGCCATTAAGCCAGTATGCCGAAGCCGGTGCGGTGTCGGTGGATATTACCCCGCCACCGGGTATGCCCATGGGTGGCTATTCGGTAATGGCCAACCGCGGCCAGGGGTTCCGTACCCGCATTAAAGCGCGTGTGGTGTATCTGCATGATGGTAAAGGTCAGGCCATGGCGCTGGTGCAGACCGATCTGACGGCCGCCTCGTTATTGCTGCAGCATGCGGTGGCGGCGCGGGTGGCGGAGACGACCGGGCTGAAGCCGGCCGATATTGCCATTACCGCCTCGCACAGCCATTCGGCGCCGGTGAATTTCTTCGATAACGATTTTTACAACAAACACATGTCCAGCGGCCAATGGCTGGAGCCGGAGTTTCTGGAGTTCGCCACCGCGCGCATCAGTGCCGGCATTATCGATGCTTTCAATAGCCGCCGCCCGGCCAAAATCGCCACCGGCAAAAAAGACATTTATGGCTACAACCGTAACCGCTCACTGGATTCCTGGGCGCTGAACCACAACGTGGGCGAGGTGGATCTGGACGATTCGCAGCAAAAATTCCGCGCCGTGAACCCGTCGCTGTACATGGTGCGGGTGGATGTGAAAGATGACGACGGTGCGTTTAAACCGCTGGCGGCATTCTCCAGTTTTTCTGTACACGCCACGGCGCTGACCGTACCGGTTGAGGTCTACAACGCTGACCTGTTTGCCTATGCCCAGAAAGATCTGGAATGGACCATCCGCGACCGTTACAACACCCCGTGGCCGGTGGTGCATGCGCTGAGCACTGGCACCCAGGGCGATATGGCGCCGGCCTTGCCAGAACAGGGTGATAACACCTTTGGTCATCATCACGTCGACTGGAAAGCCGCCAAACAGCTCGGGCAGGGCATTGGTCGTGAAGCCATTGAACTGTTTGAGGACCTGGGGCGGGAGCTGACCGCCGAGGTGTCTCTGGCCAGTGCGGCGCGTGAACTGAACATCCGTGAACATCATCAGGCGGGCGAGGTGGCAATCTGTCAGGACGCCGCCGTGGGCAACCCGGTGGCCGCCGGTGCCTTTGAGCGCCGTACCCCCTTTCTGGCCGCCATTCCGTTCTTTAAAGGCGGTAATGTCATGGCGCGCCGCTGGTGGTTCTTTAATGAGGGCTGTCAGGGCAACAAGCGTCATCTGGGCTTTTCATTCCTGCAGCCACTGCTGGAACCGAAAGACAGCTTTCCCAATACCGTGCTGTTCCAGCTGCTGCGCATCAACGACATGCTGATTCTGCCGCTGCCGTTTGAAACCACCACCGAGGCGGGTCGCCGCATCAGCCAGCGGGTACAGGATGCCTTTAATGCGGCCGGACAGCCGCTGCGTTATGTGTGGGTGGCCAGTAACGCCAATGGTTATTTCGGCTACACCACCACACCGGAAGAGTATTCGCGCCAGAACTACGAAGGCGGTCATACGCTCTATGGCCAGTACAGCACACCGTATCTGGCCGAGCAGCTGGGCATACTGGCGCAGGATTTTCTGCAACAAGGCCCGCTGCAGGAACTGAAACCGGAATGGCGCTATGCCCTGAAAGTGAATTCGTTTCTGCCGCCGGAGAGCGTCAGCAGCGGTCAGCGCCGCTGGCTGCAAGCACCGCTGGCTGTTGCGGCGGAAGATACCCATGAAGAAGATTACATCGCGGTGCGCTGGCTGGATGTTGGCCCGCGTCAGATTGATTTTCACCAACCGCTGGTACGGATAGAACAGCGCCATGGCGATCAGTGGCAGCTGCTGCATAACGCCGGCGAGCCGGTGCATGACGATGGTTACGACATTGAAGTGCGCTACCTGAAAACCCACAAAGACGACGGCATGGCGCACTACGAAACCCGCTGGTACAACCCGGTGGCGGGTGGCGAATACCGCTTTGTGATTGCCGGCCGGGCCGGGCAGCCGGCGCTGTATTCGGCCCCGTTTCACTGGCAGGCCGGGCAGCAACCGGTGCCGGATATGGCGCATAGCGGGCAATAA
- the gspN gene encoding type II secretion system protein N — MLKSIWAARWYVLLGLVAFLITLLLTTPLHFVWRFLAPELSALPVQVQQVSGTLWRGRIQVQVIQLRELGVLDTRWELSPWALLAGRADLRLQIDSPDLRLQLPLQIGLNKVLHINGADGYFDLRPLAPMLQRQRTKAEGNVELNRLLAEVDLNTLVFQQLSGQLVYSGGAVTLLVDNKPVNATLPVLLGQLGREPERAALDLTTESGETLLRGYLQPDGWAGLALRRRLLDIIGQPWPVQAEADSVIFEVSQKVL, encoded by the coding sequence ATGCTGAAATCCATCTGGGCCGCCCGCTGGTATGTTCTGCTGGGCTTAGTCGCTTTCCTTATTACGCTGCTGCTGACCACGCCGCTGCATTTTGTCTGGCGTTTTCTGGCACCCGAATTGTCGGCCCTGCCGGTGCAGGTGCAGCAAGTCAGCGGTACGTTATGGCGTGGCCGCATTCAGGTGCAGGTAATTCAGTTACGGGAACTGGGCGTGCTGGATACGCGCTGGGAATTATCGCCCTGGGCCTTACTGGCCGGCCGTGCCGATTTACGCCTGCAGATCGACAGCCCGGATTTACGCCTGCAGCTGCCGTTACAGATCGGCCTGAATAAGGTGCTGCATATTAATGGTGCCGATGGCTATTTCGACCTGCGTCCATTAGCCCCCATGCTGCAGCGTCAGCGCACCAAAGCCGAAGGTAATGTCGAGCTGAACCGCTTACTGGCCGAAGTTGATCTGAACACGCTGGTGTTTCAGCAGTTATCCGGTCAGCTGGTGTACAGTGGTGGCGCCGTCACCCTGCTGGTGGACAATAAACCCGTTAATGCCACGCTGCCGGTACTGTTAGGGCAGCTGGGGCGGGAACCGGAACGGGCGGCGCTGGACCTGACCACCGAAAGCGGAGAAACCCTGCTGCGCGGTTATTTACAACCGGATGGCTGGGCAGGTCTGGCCTTGCGGCGCCGCCTGCTGGATATCATCGGTCAGCCCTGGCCGGTGCAGGCCGAGGCCGACAGCGTAATTTTTGAAGTGTCACAGAAGGTTCTGTAA
- a CDS encoding type II secretion system protein N encodes MLIAIQLAALVWRLVAPEPLVLPAPAQTAGNSVVSGGVQGTAQYHLFGEVGAEPLAPVTEQVSAPETRLRLQLLGITKGPRDDVSSAIIAPRGASGEFYRIGDVVQGSTRLAAVYDDRVILNTNGKLETLKFDELSAAGISARAVAAAPVAPVTATPQGSLRERFREVRSPADFMNMVTTEASADAEGALRELGLESIGAGQGYRVTPGSMLTALQLQPGDIVLSVNGQSLGDPQADQQVLEQVSAEGSARIEVQRGNNRFVVNHSLN; translated from the coding sequence GTGCTGATTGCAATACAGCTGGCGGCGTTGGTCTGGCGACTGGTCGCTCCGGAACCCCTGGTATTGCCGGCGCCGGCACAGACAGCCGGGAACAGCGTTGTCAGTGGCGGCGTGCAGGGAACGGCGCAATATCATTTATTCGGTGAGGTGGGCGCCGAGCCATTGGCGCCGGTCACTGAACAGGTCAGCGCTCCGGAAACCCGTTTACGGTTGCAGCTGTTGGGCATTACCAAAGGCCCGCGCGATGATGTCTCCAGCGCCATTATTGCGCCCCGGGGTGCCAGTGGTGAGTTTTATCGTATCGGTGATGTGGTACAGGGTTCTACCCGCCTGGCTGCCGTGTATGACGACCGCGTGATTCTCAACACCAACGGCAAACTGGAAACCCTGAAGTTTGACGAGCTCAGCGCCGCCGGCATCAGTGCCCGGGCCGTTGCTGCCGCACCGGTCGCTCCGGTAACGGCCACGCCACAGGGAAGCTTGCGCGAACGCTTCCGTGAGGTGCGCTCACCGGCGGATTTTATGAATATGGTCACCACCGAAGCCTCCGCCGATGCCGAAGGCGCGCTGCGGGAGCTGGGGCTGGAAAGCATTGGTGCCGGGCAGGGTTACCGGGTAACGCCGGGCTCTATGTTAACGGCGCTGCAGTTGCAGCCGGGTGATATTGTTTTGTCGGTAAACGGACAGTCGCTGGGCGACCCGCAGGCCGATCAGCAAGTGCTGGAACAGGTCAGTGCCGAGGGCAGTGCGCGAATAGAAGTGCAGCGCGGCAATAATCGTTTTGTGGTGAATCACAGTCTGAATTAA
- the gspD gene encoding type II secretion system secretin GspD, giving the protein MLKHWAFMVLLAIGGVAQAQTGTQTAASDSWQINLKEADIGAFISQVADITGKSFVIDPRVKGKVNVLSSEPMNKDGVYELFLSVLQVQGFVAVPAGDVTLIVQQNDVKQQGRDLDESVQVDSQELLTKVIMIKNTPALDLVPILRPLVAKYGHLAGVKSANALIISDHANNIFRIEQIIDRLDRSGSEELEVIQLKEAWVGNVVTMLQNLDPAKVSQGNAAGANENTAGSIRVVADERSNRLIIKGEKSARERIRKLIEDLDQPSYFTGSARVMRLQYADAKKLAELLNGLLSDAPAGDKDNQAKGKAGIHADEELNALVVRAEPSLMKEIEELVSALDVRRAQVLIESAIVEVTGDISDALGFQWFSGDLDQPVGGTSFSNAGPSLSSIAGSIVSGNPSAALGSGLTLGGYSESNGQPEFGLIMQALSTNTNTNLLSTPSIMTLDNQEAEIIVGQNVPFLTGSTASSTNTNPFTTIQRQDVGITLKVKPHIHDGTAIRLEVEAKAESVAQTTVAGSADLITNKRSLKTMILADNEETIVLGGLIRDDMREVESKVPLLGDIPLLGWLFKSKSVTQVKSNLMVFLRPTIVNNSGVSRDVTTEKFNGIWEFTVSDKIGNSNDTTVTDLFKGLPVTR; this is encoded by the coding sequence GTGTTAAAGCATTGGGCATTTATGGTGTTGCTGGCCATTGGTGGCGTGGCGCAGGCACAGACCGGCACACAAACCGCAGCATCGGACAGCTGGCAAATTAATCTGAAGGAAGCCGATATCGGCGCCTTTATTTCTCAGGTGGCCGACATTACCGGCAAAAGCTTTGTGATTGACCCGCGGGTTAAAGGCAAAGTGAACGTGCTGTCCAGCGAACCGATGAATAAAGACGGGGTGTACGAACTGTTTTTATCCGTGCTGCAGGTGCAGGGCTTTGTGGCCGTGCCGGCGGGTGATGTAACGCTGATTGTGCAGCAGAACGATGTCAAACAGCAGGGCCGCGACCTGGATGAAAGCGTGCAGGTCGACAGTCAGGAACTGCTGACCAAAGTCATTATGATTAAAAACACTCCGGCGCTGGATCTGGTGCCGATTTTACGCCCGCTGGTGGCGAAATACGGTCATCTGGCCGGGGTAAAATCCGCTAACGCATTAATTATTTCCGACCATGCCAACAATATTTTCCGCATCGAACAAATTATTGACCGCCTCGACCGCTCCGGCAGTGAAGAGCTGGAAGTCATCCAGCTGAAAGAAGCCTGGGTGGGCAACGTTGTCACCATGCTGCAGAACCTCGACCCGGCCAAGGTATCGCAGGGCAACGCGGCGGGCGCTAACGAAAATACCGCCGGTTCCATTCGTGTGGTGGCCGATGAACGCAGTAACCGGTTAATTATTAAAGGCGAAAAAAGCGCCCGCGAGCGTATCCGTAAACTGATTGAAGACCTGGATCAGCCGTCTTATTTTACCGGCAGTGCGCGGGTAATGCGGCTGCAGTATGCCGATGCCAAAAAACTGGCCGAATTGCTGAATGGTTTATTGTCGGATGCACCCGCCGGCGATAAAGACAACCAGGCCAAGGGCAAAGCCGGCATTCATGCCGACGAAGAACTGAACGCACTGGTGGTGCGGGCCGAACCGTCGCTGATGAAAGAAATTGAAGAACTGGTGTCGGCGCTGGATGTACGCCGGGCGCAGGTATTAATTGAATCGGCCATTGTCGAAGTGACCGGCGATATCAGTGATGCCCTGGGTTTTCAGTGGTTTTCCGGTGATCTGGATCAGCCGGTGGGCGGCACCAGTTTCTCCAATGCCGGGCCTTCGCTCAGCAGCATTGCCGGCAGCATTGTCAGCGGCAACCCGTCCGCTGCTCTCGGCAGCGGCCTGACGCTGGGTGGTTACAGTGAGTCCAACGGTCAGCCGGAATTTGGTCTGATCATGCAGGCGTTATCGACCAACACCAATACCAACCTGTTATCCACCCCCAGCATCATGACGCTGGATAACCAGGAAGCGGAAATTATTGTGGGTCAGAACGTACCCTTTTTAACCGGCTCTACCGCGTCCAGCACCAACACCAACCCCTTTACCACCATTCAGCGTCAGGACGTGGGTATTACCTTAAAAGTAAAACCGCACATTCATGATGGCACCGCCATTCGCCTGGAAGTGGAAGCCAAAGCGGAATCGGTGGCGCAAACCACGGTGGCCGGCAGTGCCGATTTAATTACCAATAAACGCTCGTTAAAAACCATGATTCTGGCCGACAACGAAGAAACCATCGTACTGGGTGGCCTGATCCGTGACGATATGCGCGAAGTGGAAAGCAAAGTGCCGCTGCTGGGCGATATTCCGCTGCTGGGCTGGTTGTTTAAATCAAAATCCGTTACTCAGGTAAAAAGCAACCTGATGGTGTTTTTACGCCCCACCATTGTGAATAACAGCGGTGTTTCCCGCGATGTCACCACTGAAAAATTCAACGGCATCTGGGAATTTACCGTGTCCGATAAAATCGGTAACAGCAATGACACCACGGTAACCGATCTGTTTAAAGGCTTACCGGTTACCCGTTAA
- a CDS encoding Maf family protein, giving the protein MQLLLASSSSYRRELLRRLRIPFDWAAPDIDESALPGEAPADYVQRLACAKAQALRAQFPQHWIIGSDQACVINGTITSKPGTVAKAVAQLQQCSGKTVQFFTGLCLLAPDGQEYCLMEPFAVQFRDLSDAEIRRYVALEQPLDCAGSFKVEGLGINLFAALHGRDPNSLIGLPLIGLLELLRAAGFEPLQLAE; this is encoded by the coding sequence ATGCAATTATTACTGGCGTCATCATCGTCTTACCGCCGTGAATTATTAAGACGGCTGCGCATTCCCTTTGACTGGGCGGCCCCGGATATTGATGAAAGCGCGTTACCGGGTGAAGCACCGGCCGACTATGTGCAGCGGTTAGCCTGTGCAAAAGCCCAGGCCTTGCGCGCGCAATTTCCGCAGCACTGGATTATCGGCTCGGATCAGGCCTGTGTGATTAACGGCACCATCACCAGCAAACCCGGCACGGTTGCAAAGGCCGTGGCGCAGCTGCAGCAATGCAGTGGTAAAACCGTGCAGTTTTTTACCGGTCTGTGCTTACTGGCACCGGATGGCCAGGAATATTGTCTGATGGAGCCCTTTGCCGTGCAGTTCCGCGATCTGAGTGACGCGGAAATCCGCCGTTATGTGGCGCTGGAACAACCGCTGGACTGTGCCGGCAGTTTTAAAGTGGAAGGATTGGGTATTAATTTATTTGCCGCCCTGCACGGGCGCGACCCCAACAGCCTGATTGGCTTGCCGTTAATCGGCCTGCTGGAATTGCTGCGCGCTGCAGGGTTTGAGCCGCTGCAGCTGGCAGAGTAA
- a CDS encoding Fe-Mn family superoxide dismutase: MAFELPALPYEKNALEPHISAETLEFHHGKHHNAYVTNLNNLVPGTEFEGKTLEEIIKTSTGGIFNNAAQVWNHTFYWNSLSPNGGGAATGAVGDAINATWGSFEKFQEEFNKMAVGNFGSSWTWLVKKADGTLAIVNTSNAATPITEAGVTPLLTVDLWEHAYYIDYRNLRPKYLENFWALANWEFANKNFAA; the protein is encoded by the coding sequence ATGGCATTTGAATTACCTGCCCTGCCGTATGAAAAAAACGCTCTGGAGCCGCACATTTCTGCCGAAACTCTGGAATTCCACCACGGCAAGCACCACAACGCTTACGTAACCAACCTGAACAACCTGGTTCCGGGCACCGAGTTTGAAGGCAAAACCCTGGAAGAGATCATCAAGACCTCTACCGGCGGTATCTTCAACAACGCCGCTCAGGTTTGGAACCACACCTTCTACTGGAACAGCCTGAGCCCGAACGGCGGTGGCGCTGCTACTGGCGCTGTGGGTGATGCAATTAACGCCACCTGGGGTTCTTTCGAGAAATTCCAGGAAGAGTTCAACAAAATGGCCGTTGGCAACTTCGGTTCCAGCTGGACCTGGCTGGTGAAAAAAGCCGACGGCACCCTGGCCATCGTTAACACGTCTAACGCGGCTACCCCGATCACTGAAGCCGGCGTTACGCCGCTGCTGACCGTGGACCTGTGGGAACACGCTTACTACATCGATTACCGTAACCTGCGTCCGAAGTACCTGGAAAACTTCTGGGCTCTGGCCAACTGGGAATTCGCCAACAAAAACTTCGCGGCTTAA